One genomic window of Bremerella sp. JC817 includes the following:
- a CDS encoding SpoVG family protein, giving the protein MKITEVRIKLMEDSSDRLRGFCSITFDDAFVIRDLKIIEGANGPFVAMPSRKLTGHCSNCGCKNHLRAAYCNQCGIKLKQPSIERGSDQRAKLYADIAHPINSECREQIQTRVITEYHNEIEEAKRPGYRSKYDDYFSDAGEDYDHDEDHDHSTTHRSAPKTEATPEASEAAEPMDPPHSEASSTLKGPHSRPSSNSDRSASSRPRKFGEGIFDD; this is encoded by the coding sequence GTGAAGATCACCGAAGTCCGCATCAAGCTGATGGAAGATTCCAGCGATCGGTTGCGAGGATTCTGCTCCATCACCTTCGACGATGCCTTCGTCATCCGTGATCTCAAGATCATCGAAGGAGCCAACGGACCGTTTGTCGCCATGCCCAGTCGTAAACTCACCGGGCACTGCTCGAACTGCGGCTGCAAAAACCATCTTCGCGCCGCGTACTGCAACCAGTGCGGCATCAAGCTGAAACAGCCTTCGATCGAACGTGGTTCAGATCAACGGGCCAAGCTTTATGCCGACATCGCCCATCCGATTAATTCGGAATGTCGCGAACAGATCCAGACCCGGGTCATCACCGAATATCACAACGAAATCGAAGAAGCAAAACGGCCAGGGTACCGATCGAAGTACGACGACTACTTCAGCGACGCGGGCGAAGATTACGATCACGACGAGGATCACGATCACTCGACGACGCACCGCTCGGCCCCCAAAACCGAAGCAACACCTGAGGCGTCTGAAGCGGCCGAGCCGATGGATCCACCTCACAGCGAAGCTTCATCGACACTCAAAGGCCCGCATTCCCGCCCTTCCAGCAATTCGGATCGCTCCGCGAGTTCTCGCCCCCGCAAGTTCGGGGAAGGCATCTTCGACGACTAG